ATAGCCGCTCCGGTAATAACTTTCTACATAGATTTGCTTCATCCGGACTCCCCATCTTCACCTCCCAGAGAGTCCAATATGTTTCTGAACTTTTGCAGGAATCGCATAAGAGAATGAGAGGACAAATCCTAAATTCTAATATCTAAATACTAAATAATACCAAAGTTCGAAATTCAAAAATTTTGACATTCGGTCATTTGGATTTGTTTAGGATTTCGGATTTAGTGCTTCGGGTTTTGTTTTGAGAAAGGGGTACTCCTTGAGACTCGGGCATTTTTAGATTACATTGTTAAGCGAGTAAAAAAGAGGATTGAAAAGGAGGATTGAAAATGAAGGTTTTGCTCGTGTTCGATTCGGTCCAGGGGAACACCGAAAAAATCGCACGTGCTATCGCCGCCGCCCTTGCACCAGCCGAGGTAAAAGTTGTTCGCCCGGGTGAGGTCGGACCGCAGGATTTAAAATCCATCGACTTGCTCGTAGTCGGCTCGCCCACCATGGGCGGCAGGCCGACGCGGCCCATGCAGGCATTTCTGTCCGGAATCCCGGCCGGTTCTCTCAATGGTATCAACGTGACGGCTTTTGATACAAGGATACCGGCCACCTGGGTGAAAATATTCGGTTTTGCTGCCGGGAAGATAGCCCGCAGTCTCACCGGCAAGGGCGGCAAGCTTCTCGCTCCTCCCGCCGGATTCTTTGTCCTTGGCAGCAACGGGCCCTTGAAGGAAGGCGAACTGGAAAGAGCCGGCGTCTGGATAAAAGGAATACAGTCTGGCAAAAAGTAAGGGTAAAATAATTGTAGGGGCGAGTTATGACTCGCCCCTACGCCGAAGGTCCCTGCTTCAGGCTGTCTAGCCAGGCAGCCGACTTGACGTCTTTTTCCAGCAGATGTCGTATGTAGATGCGCATCAACCGCTCCACCTCGGCCAGTGCTCCTCGATCTATGGGCGTGACGCTGACGCTCTCCCAGTCGCCGCCCTGGATAAAGCGCATCACCCCCAGCCCGTCCCACGAGAGGGCATATCCGTAGTGTTTCCCCAGTCTCTGGCAGGAGGGGCATAACACGCCACCGGCTGAAGGCGCGAAGGCATTGGTTACGGATTCTAGAGTTTGGCGGCACAGCACGCATTTTTCCAGCTCGGGTCGGTAGCCTACCCGCCTGAGCAGGTGCAGCTCGAAATGGCGCAGCAGCAGGTCCCTGTCCGATGCCTGCGGGAGTTCTTCCAGCGTTCTCAGCAGCAGATCGAAAAGCTGCGGGTCCTCGGTCTCAGGCGGGGTGAACTGGTTGACCATTTCCGCCATATACAAAGCGTAAGAGAGCAGGTCGAGGTCATTCTTTATTTCCAGGAAGGCATTGAGAGTCTGGCTGCCGATGATAGTGTCGATGTTCCTGCCGCGCGCCAGTGTCACCTGCGAGTAGCTCAACATTTCCAGGTGACCGGAGAGCTTGCTTTTAGGCTTGCGCACGGCCTTGGCCACTCCCTGGATTTTGCCCAGCCCGGGGGTATAAAGGGTTAGTATGCGGTCGGCTTCGCCCAGCTTGGTCTTTTTAATGACGATGGCTGGCGTTTGGTAGGTTCGCGGTTTGGTCATAAATGTATTCTGAGAGATTTTCTCTCCACAGTATATCATTGAGTCTCGACACGAGCCACCGTATGTAAAGGTGGGTTTTAAACCCATCCTCCGATTGCTCTATAGCGCCGCGTTGTCAGCGTTGGCCCGAGATTTCAGGCGGAGGATGATTTCTTTATATTCAGCAGAAACCATGATTTTTAACCTCGGTTTGGATTAACCGAACGGAGGCAACAACGTCATGAGCGTTTTCAGTGGGCGACGTTAGTCGTCGGCTCTATCAGCTCTCTTGGGCATCCAGCCGAATTTCCTGACCCACCAGAAAGAGGCGGCAGTGGCTATTATTGTGGAAGCTACCAGCAGCGTGATGTACCAGCCCCTGTCGTCGGGATTCATGGCAAAAGCGGAGTTACCCAGAACCGTGGCTAGAGTGTTAGGTACCAGTAGGGCAGTGCCTATGATGGTCAGGTAGGTTACCACCATGGCCAGCTTGTTATTGAGTATCTGCAGCTGGTTGTTGTAGATGGATTGCAGCACTTCGAGGCCCGAAGCCAGTACTTCCGAAAGGTGTTCCGCCAGGCCTATCTGGCGGTTGACGTCTTCGGCCAGCACGCCTATCCTGTCCAGCAGCTTGGTGTCGTCGGTTATCAGGTCGGCATCGGCGTAGCGCAGGTTGCGGATGACCTCCACGCTTTCCCAGAGCGCATCCAGGTAAATGATAAGAGCGTGTTTCATGTTGTATATCTGCGGCCCCAGCATCTCGCGCGGGGTTTTGGGGTCCATGAGCTGTTTGTTAAGCTCGTCGCCGCTCTCTTCTATCTGGCGCAGGTGCTCGAAGTTACGGTCGTTGTTGCTGTCTATCAGCCTTATCAGCAGCGTCGTCATACGGTCTTCGGCGCTGATGCCGGGCGGCAGTTTTTTGAGCACGGTGTCGGCGTAGCGACGCAGCCGGGCCCAGCGGCGGTCGACTTCCATCGGGTGCACGGTCATGATGAGGTTCTTTTTCAGGAAGACCAGCGTCACGTGCGCCTTGACGTCCAGTGTCGCGCCTCCGCTAATCTGGACGGAGGGCAATTTTATACCCATCTCTGTTTTGAAATCTTCATACAGGTTGCGGTAGCCGGTCATCAGCGCGGTAATGAGCTGGTCGCTAAAGCCGATTTCCATGGCCAGTTTATAGTCGTTGTCAAAATCCGGGGTGCGCAGGTCTACCCAGGCGATGGTGGCCGTTTTCAGGATGTCCTTAATGCTCTCCGAAGATTCAACGTCGGTTGTATTGAGGCTGCCATCGCTTTGCAGAGCGCGGCAGAACCAGTGTCTTATGTTGCACACCTCACCCGTCTTTACGTCCAGCATGGTATGACTTCCTATCTAGTATTTGATTGGGAGCGTCAACTACAAAGTATCAAAAGTTATCCGCCCGAAAGAGGCGGATGAACGCTAAAACTTGTGTAATAGTAGTCTGACAAACGGCTGTTGTCAATAGGTTTTTAGGTCATTGGCTTTTTTTATTTTGACCACATAAAAAAGAACAGGAAGAAGGATTAAGTCTATTAAGGAAACTCGACTGTCTGAACGGAGGTTCGCGTTTCGGGGGATGAGTGAATACCGATGAGGTCGGCTAGCTGCAATGCTTTAATACCATCTTTGGATTGCCGGATTGTTTAGATATCACAGTCCCGATTTAGAACCATTTCTTGCGTTTGAAATAGGCTACCATTGACAGGGCAACGAACGCCATGAAGACTAGCAATGCCGGATATGCCCACGTCAAGTCCAGTTCAGGCATATGCGCGAAGTTCATGCCATAAACACCAACGATGAAGGTCAGCGGGATGAATATGGAAGAAAGGATGGTAAGCACCTTCACTATCTCGTTGAGGCGGTTGCTCACGCTGGACAGGTATACATCAACAAGAGTTGTTATCATCTCGCGGTAATTCTCGATGGTGTCTATCACCTGAATAGCATGGTCGTAAATATCCCGCAGGTAAATTCGGGTGCTGTCCTTGATGACGGGGTTTTCGCCATGCTCCAGTGTGTTAGCCACTTCACGCAGCGGCCAGACTGCCTTGCGCAGGACGAGCATCTCCCTCTTCAAACGGTATATGGCAGGCAGTGTTTCTCTGGAGGGGGCGGTGATCAATTCTTCCTCAATGTCTTCGATGTTTTCGCCCGCCTTTTCAAGGATAATGAAGTAGTTATCCACGATGGCGTCCATCAGCGAATACGCCAGGTAATCGGCTCCTTCTTTGCGGATGTGACCCTTGTTTTTGCGTATCCTCTCGCGCAGGCCGTCCCACACGTCGCCCACGTCTTCCTGGAAAGACAGGACGAAATTGCTTCCCAGCACCAGGCTCACCTGCTCGTTCTTGATTTCCTGGCGTTTTACATCGTAGTCCAGCATGCGCAGAACGATAAAAATGTACGAGCCGAAGTCCTCTATCTTGGGACGCTGCTCTGTATTGACGATGTCTTCCTGGATAAGCGGATGCAGCCCGAAATGGTTGCCGATTTTCTCAATGGTGGAGGTGTCGTGCAGGCCATCTATATTTATCCAGGTGACACTCCGGCTGTCGCGGAAGGGGAATGTATCCTCGATATTATCGATAGTTTTTTCCTGGAACTGCGTCTCCGTATAGTCGATGAGGCTGATGCGCGTGGCCTCAGCATGTTCCCGGCCTATGTGTACCAGCGTCCCGGGGGGCAGGCCGGCTTTTTTCGAGCGTTTTGTTTCGCGCATGGCGTGTAACCCCTCAATACAATGTTACTGTACCGGTCTGGCGCGCCGTATAATCCTGCTGATGAACTAGTATGCTTCCGTTTGCCGGCAGATCATTTGCCAGTCTTTCGCTTAAAACTCCTGGCGTCCCTCGATAGCGCGGCTGAGGGTGACGTCGTCGGCGTATTCCAGTTCGGTGCCGAAGGGCAGCCCTCGTGCCAATCTAGTGACTCTCAAGCCCAGCGGCGCGATGAGACGTTTGAGGTACATGGCGGTGGTCTCGCCTTCCACGGTGGGGTTGGTACCGATGATGACCTCGGTTATGCCGCCGGCCGAAAGTCGCGCCATCAGTTCCTTGACGCGGATGTCCCCTCCACCCACTCCCTCGGTGGGCGAGATGGCCCCGTGCAGCACGTGGTAATGCCCCTTGTAGATGCTCATGTGCTCCAGCGCCAGTATGTCCTGCGGCTGCTCCACGATGAGTATCTGGGCCGGGTCGCGCTGCGGGTTGCGGCAGATTGGGCAGACCTCGCTGTCGGCTATGTTAAAGCAGGAAGAGCAGAGCTGCGTCTTCTGCTTGAGCGACAGCAAGGCGTCGGCCAGCGCCTGCGTCTGCTCGTTTGAGGCGCGCAGAAGGTGATAGGTAAGGCGCTGGGCGCTCTTGGGGCCGATGCCGGGCAGCTTGCCCAGTTCCTGTATCAGGCGGTTGACCGCGTCCGCTGCCTGCGGGATGGTTTTTTCCACCATTTACTCCGTTTTAAAATTTACTTGTCGTTGCGAGTCCTGATATTATCGGGACGTGGCAATCCCGTTCCTAAATTTCTGCATACAGGTCTCTTATTTCATTCGCTCGCAAAGACACTTCAGATACGGGGTCAGGTAAGGCCGGGTATCTTGAGCCCGCCGGTTATCTGGTTTAGCTCCTTGGCGGCCATATCCTGTGCGGCGTCGAGGGCGTCATTGACGGCCTTGAACACCAGCTTCTCCAGGTCACCAGCTTTCTTGGGGTCGATGGCTTCGGGTGCGATTTTAAGCGATATTATGCGCAGATGGCCGCTCGCCACCACTTTCACGGCGCCTTTGCCGGCCTCAACCTCGACGGTCTTCTTGGCCAGCTCTTTCTGAGCTTTTTCCAGCTTGCTGCGCATTTCCAGCGCCTGTTTCATCATTCCCAGGTTCATTTTTCCTCCACCTCAATTATCTGAGCGCCCAGTTTCTGGGCTTCGCGTACCAGGTGATTCTCTTCGGGTTCGTAAACGCACTTTATCTGGCAGGGGCGCCCGAGGAACTGGCCTATGAGCCCTGCCACTATCTTTTTATTCTCCAGTTCCTCTATCTTCTCGCGGTGATAGGGGTATTTGAAAGACAGCACAACCGTGTCGCCCTCGATGGCGATGGGCTTGATACCGGCGCTTCTCAGCATGGCCACCGCCGCCGAGCGCCTGACGGCGTCCGGCACCTGCTGGATGATGAGCGCCCAGTTGTTCTTGAGCTGCGCAAGCTCGCTGCCCGCCCCCTGCAAAGCCGAGACTTTCACAGGGTCTTTCGGTGGCTCGACAGGACGGGTAATCGGTCTAGCAGCAACCGGATGCGGAGTTGAGCTTGCCGTCGGGACGGGTTTCGGAGTCGCCGCCGGAGGTGTTGTATTTAAGGCGGCTCGGGGAGCGGGATGAGCAGGCGCGGGCGTACTGGGTCTGGCTGTCCTGACTGGCTCGGCCTCTGCTGCGCGCGCGGGTTTCTCTATTACAGGCTCAATGCAGGCATCAACAAGGGCCAGTTCGAGGGGCAGCGTGCTGTCGTTGTCCAGCGCTCCCTCAATCTGTCCGAAAAGCTTGACCGCGCGCAATATCTGTTCCAGCGAAGCCTTTTCGGCCAGCGTTTTAAGCTCGGCCATCTCCTCTTTGGTCAGACCTGAATCCTTGTCCAGGCCGCTTTTGAGTAGCAGCAGTTCGCGCAGGTAGCTCACCACCTCGCGGTCTATCTGCTTGAGGTCCAGGCCGTCTTCCGCCGCCCGTCCAATAGCTTTCAGCCCCGCGCCGATGTCTTTTTGCGTGATATATTTCACCAGCTCGCGGGCGCGTTCGTTGCCGGCCATGCCCAGCATTTCCTGCACCTGAACGAGCGAAACCTCGGCCCCGTAATAGGTGTATATCTGTTCCAGCAGGTTTTCGGCGTCGCGCAGCCCGCCACGCGCGCTTTTAGCCACCAGCCGCAGGGCCTCGGGCGCGATATTGATGCCTTCCGCCTGCGTGATGCGCGAGAGCTTTTCCTCGGTATCCTTCTGGCTCAGACGGTGGAAGTCGAAGCGCTGGCAGCGCGACACGATAGTCGGCAGCACCTTGTGCGTCTCGGTGGTGGCCAGTATGAATATCACTTTGGGCGGGGGCTCTTCGAGTGTCTTGAGGAGGGCGTTGGAAGCACTGCCCGAGAGCATGTGGACCTCGTCTATAATATAGACCTTGTATTTGGCCTGCGCCGGGGCGTAGTTCACGCGCTCGATAAGCTCGCGCACGTCGTCCACGCCGGTATGGCTGGCGGCGTCTATCTCGATGATATCGAGGGCGCGCCCCTCTGTAATAGACTTGCACATGACGCACTTGTTGCAGGGTTCGCCCTTGCCGCCCGTCGAGGTCTTGACGCAGTTGACGGCCTTGGCCAGTATACGCCCGGTGCTGGTCTTGCCTGTGCCGCGCGGGCCGCAGAAGAGGTAGGCGTGCGACACGTGCCCGCCGGAGAGGGCGTTAAGCAGTGTGCGGGTAACGTGCTCCTGGCCGACCACTTCAGCCAGTGTTTGAGGGCGCCATTTGCGGTAAAAAACTTGAGCCATGTGTGGACTATTATACCCTAACGCGCGGGATTTTTCCCACAGAGAGGAAATCGAATCACGATGGAGAAAGCGCCGTTCAAGTGAACGAAACGACTCGGTGTGCCTAAAAATGGCATGCTGAGAAAATGGGTGATGATTCGTTTTTCGTGCCGTGGCTTGACCTAAAGAGAAATATTGGATGTCTGCCATTTCGTGCAATATGCTTCTGCATATTAATTAAATGATGTTTGAAACTACGTGCTGTCCGTCCAGCCACAAGCTTCGCACAAATTCACGTAAGCGTCTAAATCAACCCGGAAGTCCGCGATAACTCTATAAGAGGCGCATTTCGGGCACCTATCAGGAGTTCCTTTTTCATGTCGAGCGATAGCAATCCCAAATGTTGACAATAGAGTTTGAACGGCAGCAACAGCCATCACAGCATCAAACCAAACAGCACTAGCTGAATGGGTAAGTCCGTTGGTTAGTTGCCACGTTGATTTAGACATAGCTTTAAGATAAGCGCGGATTTCTTCCGCACTGCTACCATGTGCTATGGTGTCCGCGATTAGACCTGCCCATTGGACAACGTCGGACGCTTTAGGTTCCTCTTGTCCCTCTGGAACCATCTCGGGCGAACTGACCTCTCGCACAAATGCGATTAGGCATTCTCTGCATAACATACCCACCGCCTGAAATTCTTCAGCTTCGTCGGCCTTTTCTAGTGCATCCGCAGCTTGTTCCCACCGCCTCCATGCTGATTCGCTTAGGCTGCGTTCGTGCTGAGGGGCTTTGCGAGCTTCCCCTGCCATCACTCTCGTAGTGACGCCGATATGAAATGAAAAAGTATAGTCCAAGCTTGGGAAAAGCTTCTGCGAATAAAGATTAGTTGGGTTGGTAATTACCCAATATCGGTCTTTGTCAGTCCTTACATCCCACGCGTCAAGCCTTCTATTTAGGACGTTCTCACTAGCCATTTTCTCAAGATGGGTTACCGTTTCTCCTCTGGCTTCCAACTCAACATATTCTCGAATGTAACGCTCCTCATGTTCAGGCTGTTTCAGAACTGCCTTCTTGAGCGTCGAGTCGGATACAGGGCCAGGAATCACATGGGAAAATTTAGAACTCTTCTTCGGTGTGTTCAATATCTTAGCTCCTTGTGGGCTTCGTACTCCATCTTCCCCATTCCCAAACGAATGAACATCGGGGAAAATGTATGATGGTGAGCCATGGCATCCAGAAAACTTTAAATTTTATATTCCAGCTTTTCGCACTGTTCCAGACTCTCTTTAAACTGCTCCACGATGGTCTTATCCCTCGTCAGCGCCTTGCCTATGCCATAGTCTTTGCTCAAGCGCAGAGGCACGCAGCAGCAGCGGCAGCAGTTGCACAAGGCATAAAAGTCCTGCCTGCACTTCACGATAGTGTGCAGCAGCCCGCGCTCGTGGCAGTCCCTGATAATGTCTTTGGCTTCCTGCTTGCTCACCTCGCGGAATTCTTTACCGTGGTCGGCGGCAAACTCGTGGTTGAGGGCTATCATTAACTCCGCGTTAAGCGGATGGTCGCAATTGTGAAAGGTCTCGCGGCAGGTGCAGGGGCCCAGCGCCAGCCCGCTTGAGGAATCTACGATGGCATAAGCCTCGTTTAAGTTGAGGGCATACGCCGATGTCATATTGCTGCCCCACAGGTTGGCTGCGCGCCGCACCGGCCCGCCGATAACGGGAATGCGCGTCCATCTGCCAAAGAATATGTATGCCCGGAGCACGAACGGGCGGTTGCGGTTGTAGAGCTTAAGCGCGTGGTGCATGTTATAGATTATTATACGGCATTACCCATCGTCGTTGCGAGCGAGTGTAACGAGCGAAGCAATCTCATGATTAGCTGACGGAGTTTATATCATTTGAAAGAGAAATGCCAGGCGATTGCTTCGTCCTCCGCCTCCAGGCGGACTCTTCGCAAAGGCAATAAAAAGTAAGGGCGACCGGCCGGTCGCCCTTACAAGGCTCGATAGATCCAGAACTGAATTAGAATACCGTCGGGATGTCTTTTCCGGCGTTGTCGATATTTTGAAGCTTGGCTTTGACCTCTTCCAGCCGCAGCTTCATGATGGGCACCAGCGCGGTGGACTTGTTGTAGTAGTTGCGCACTATTTCCACGTCGCTCAGGTCTGACATAACGAGGGTGATGTCCAGCTTCTTGCCTATTGGATAATCGCCATTCCTGATGACGGCATTGGGCGCCAGGTCTTTGAGCCAGTCGCCCAGGTCTTTCACCAGGTCCATGTTGATTTCTTTAACTGGAGCGGAAACGAGATACATGGCGCGCCCGGCGTCTTTGGGGGACACCTTGCTGGAAAGCTCTGCGATGGCGGCGTCCATGGCCTGGATGCCCTTGTGCGTCTCGGCGCTCTTGTCCCTGAAGTGAGTGCTGCCGGTCCTGAAACCGCCCACTTTGGCGGTGCCGTGGCCGATGACTGTCCAGCCTTTGAGTGTCTGGATAATATCGCCGGCATCCAGCGTCTTGCCGCCCACGCGGCTGGCCTTCTTCTCCTCGCCGGCGCACAGCAGGTCATAAAACGGCTCGACCATGAAGGAGTTAATCAGGTCGAGGTTGTATTGCAGCGAATAACCTTTCTTCACATAACGCTGGTTATCCACCAGGATGACGGCATCCGCCACCGAGTATACGCTCTTGAGACAGACGGCGGAGTTGTAGATGGTGCGCTCCTCGTTCTCCTGCTCGTGCTCGAAAGGCAGGATTACCATAGCGTACACTGGTTTATCGGCATAGCGTTCTTTGACGTGCTGCGTAATGATGGGCAGAGAGCCCGAACCCGTGCCGCCCCCGGCGCTGGCGACCAACAGGAAGGCGTCGGCCTCGTAGAAATGTTTGGTGGAGCGCAGGGCATCCACCACCTTATCCGCGTCCTCGCGGGCGACTTCCGCCCCTACCTCATTGATTTTGCCCACGCCGTGCCCGCCGGTCTTGCGGCCTCCTATGAGGATGCGGTGCTGATAATCGCTCTTGATGGTGCGCAGGCCGGAAAGGTCGGCGGCATCCGTATTGACCGCGAAAATACCGGGGCATATCTCGGCGCCGCGAGTGCTCATAGCCATCCTGTTCAGGCGGGCGAACTCATCCGCAATGCGGCTGCCGCACTGTCCCAGGCCGATAACAACTAACTTCATCTTCTACCTCCACGCAGATTAGACAAACTGGATAATTCTAGCTTTTAGGGAAGAGGGGTGTCAAACGGACGGCGATAGCTGTCAGCTATTAGCTTTCAGCTATTAGCTTTGAGCATTTAGCGAATGGCTTTTAGTGGTCAGGTAATTTGGCCTGTGCCCCATTCCCTTGAATATTCCCCTTATGTGAACATTTATTTTTTTCGGTTTGGGTCACGGCTTCATTGTGAGTAATCGTGAAAACAATCTTTCGGCGCCGGTATATAATTTGAAGTCTTCAGTGTCAAAATCGGCATAGGTATCTCCGAGGTTCGAGATGTATCGGGAGAAGCCCTTGTTCTTTAACTTTAATGCTTACGCTAGTTGACGACCTGTTGCGGGTGGATGCCTGATGGGGTAAGATAGCTCCGACGGCTTTAGCCGATGTAAAGACAGGACGGAAAAGGAGGCAAAATATGGGTCTTTTCAGCAAGGGAAAAGCCAGCATCACCATTCCCAAGACCAATTTCTACCCGGGAGAGGTAATCCAGGGTGCGGTTAACCTGATGGTAGACAAACCTACACTAGCCGATGAGTTCCACATCTCGCTGATCGGCGAAAAGCAGGTCACCGTGAGGCGCCGAACCTCCAAAGGCGACTACGTCAATGAGACGGAAACGACGCGCATCTACGATTTCAAGCAGACGCTCGACGGCGCGCGGGAATACGCAGGGCCAACGCAGTACGGATTCAGCATCCAGATCCCGCAGGATATACTGGCCGTGCTGCAGCCGCAGACTACTCAGGCTGGGGGGTTCTTCGGTTTCGTTCAGACTGCTGCCAATGCCATGGGCAACGCGCCGCGCTACAGCTGGTACCTGCAGGCAACGCTGAATATTCCCAAGAGCCTGGATATCAATAAAAAAGCGGACATAACCATCGGCTAGTTGCGGACTGTAATCCTCGCGCAGCGTCATGAAAAACAGGGGGTGGAGACTTAACTCCACCCCCCTTATCTTGCCGATAACCGCGAATTGTTCCGGCGTTACACGCCCTTTTGCGCCACGAATGCGGTCAGGTCGCCCAGGCGGCAGGAGTAACCCCATTCGTTGTCGTACCAGGCCAGCAACTTGACCATATTGCCGCCGATAACCAGGGTGGACAGAGCATCGAAGCTTGAGCTGAAATGGCTGCCCTTGAAGTCGGCGGATACCA
The genomic region above belongs to Dehalococcoidia bacterium and contains:
- the recO gene encoding DNA repair protein RecO codes for the protein MGLKPTFTYGGSCRDSMIYCGEKISQNTFMTKPRTYQTPAIVIKKTKLGEADRILTLYTPGLGKIQGVAKAVRKPKSKLSGHLEMLSYSQVTLARGRNIDTIIGSQTLNAFLEIKNDLDLLSYALYMAEMVNQFTPPETEDPQLFDLLLRTLEELPQASDRDLLLRHFELHLLRRVGYRPELEKCVLCRQTLESVTNAFAPSAGGVLCPSCQRLGKHYGYALSWDGLGVMRFIQGGDWESVSVTPIDRGALAEVERLMRIYIRHLLEKDVKSAAWLDSLKQGPSA
- a CDS encoding cell division protein FtsZ, with translation MKLVVIGLGQCGSRIADEFARLNRMAMSTRGAEICPGIFAVNTDAADLSGLRTIKSDYQHRILIGGRKTGGHGVGKINEVGAEVAREDADKVVDALRSTKHFYEADAFLLVASAGGGTGSGSLPIITQHVKERYADKPVYAMVILPFEHEQENEERTIYNSAVCLKSVYSVADAVILVDNQRYVKKGYSLQYNLDLINSFMVEPFYDLLCAGEEKKASRVGGKTLDAGDIIQTLKGWTVIGHGTAKVGGFRTGSTHFRDKSAETHKGIQAMDAAIAELSSKVSPKDAGRAMYLVSAPVKEINMDLVKDLGDWLKDLAPNAVIRNGDYPIGKKLDITLVMSDLSDVEIVRNYYNKSTALVPIMKLRLEEVKAKLQNIDNAGKDIPTVF
- a CDS encoding ferredoxin-like protein produces the protein MHHALKLYNRNRPFVLRAYIFFGRWTRIPVIGGPVRRAANLWGSNMTSAYALNLNEAYAIVDSSSGLALGPCTCRETFHNCDHPLNAELMIALNHEFAADHGKEFREVSKQEAKDIIRDCHERGLLHTIVKCRQDFYALCNCCRCCCVPLRLSKDYGIGKALTRDKTIVEQFKESLEQCEKLEYKI
- a CDS encoding magnesium transporter CorA, translated to MLDVKTGEVCNIRHWFCRALQSDGSLNTTDVESSESIKDILKTATIAWVDLRTPDFDNDYKLAMEIGFSDQLITALMTGYRNLYEDFKTEMGIKLPSVQISGGATLDVKAHVTLVFLKKNLIMTVHPMEVDRRWARLRRYADTVLKKLPPGISAEDRMTTLLIRLIDSNNDRNFEHLRQIEESGDELNKQLMDPKTPREMLGPQIYNMKHALIIYLDALWESVEVIRNLRYADADLITDDTKLLDRIGVLAEDVNRQIGLAEHLSEVLASGLEVLQSIYNNQLQILNNKLAMVVTYLTIIGTALLVPNTLATVLGNSAFAMNPDDRGWYITLLVASTIIATAASFWWVRKFGWMPKRADRADD
- the recR gene encoding recombination protein RecR; the protein is MVEKTIPQAADAVNRLIQELGKLPGIGPKSAQRLTYHLLRASNEQTQALADALLSLKQKTQLCSSCFNIADSEVCPICRNPQRDPAQILIVEQPQDILALEHMSIYKGHYHVLHGAISPTEGVGGGDIRVKELMARLSAGGITEVIIGTNPTVEGETTAMYLKRLIAPLGLRVTRLARGLPFGTELEYADDVTLSRAIEGRQEF
- the corA gene encoding magnesium and cobalt transport protein CorA; protein product: MRETKRSKKAGLPPGTLVHIGREHAEATRISLIDYTETQFQEKTIDNIEDTFPFRDSRSVTWINIDGLHDTSTIEKIGNHFGLHPLIQEDIVNTEQRPKIEDFGSYIFIVLRMLDYDVKRQEIKNEQVSLVLGSNFVLSFQEDVGDVWDGLRERIRKNKGHIRKEGADYLAYSLMDAIVDNYFIILEKAGENIEDIEEELITAPSRETLPAIYRLKREMLVLRKAVWPLREVANTLEHGENPVIKDSTRIYLRDIYDHAIQVIDTIENYREMITTLVDVYLSSVSNRLNEIVKVLTILSSIFIPLTFIVGVYGMNFAHMPELDLTWAYPALLVFMAFVALSMVAYFKRKKWF
- a CDS encoding YbaB/EbfC family nucleoid-associated protein, yielding MNLGMMKQALEMRSKLEKAQKELAKKTVEVEAGKGAVKVVASGHLRIISLKIAPEAIDPKKAGDLEKLVFKAVNDALDAAQDMAAKELNQITGGLKIPGLT
- the dnaX gene encoding DNA polymerase III subunit gamma/tau; protein product: MAQVFYRKWRPQTLAEVVGQEHVTRTLLNALSGGHVSHAYLFCGPRGTGKTSTGRILAKAVNCVKTSTGGKGEPCNKCVMCKSITEGRALDIIEIDAASHTGVDDVRELIERVNYAPAQAKYKVYIIDEVHMLSGSASNALLKTLEEPPPKVIFILATTETHKVLPTIVSRCQRFDFHRLSQKDTEEKLSRITQAEGINIAPEALRLVAKSARGGLRDAENLLEQIYTYYGAEVSLVQVQEMLGMAGNERARELVKYITQKDIGAGLKAIGRAAEDGLDLKQIDREVVSYLRELLLLKSGLDKDSGLTKEEMAELKTLAEKASLEQILRAVKLFGQIEGALDNDSTLPLELALVDACIEPVIEKPARAAEAEPVRTARPSTPAPAHPAPRAALNTTPPAATPKPVPTASSTPHPVAARPITRPVEPPKDPVKVSALQGAGSELAQLKNNWALIIQQVPDAVRRSAAVAMLRSAGIKPIAIEGDTVVLSFKYPYHREKIEELENKKIVAGLIGQFLGRPCQIKCVYEPEENHLVREAQKLGAQIIEVEEK
- a CDS encoding flavodoxin family protein; this translates as MKVLLVFDSVQGNTEKIARAIAAALAPAEVKVVRPGEVGPQDLKSIDLLVVGSPTMGGRPTRPMQAFLSGIPAGSLNGINVTAFDTRIPATWVKIFGFAAGKIARSLTGKGGKLLAPPAGFFVLGSNGPLKEGELERAGVWIKGIQSGKK